Part of the Mauremys reevesii isolate NIE-2019 linkage group 4, ASM1616193v1, whole genome shotgun sequence genome is shown below.
CAGTATGAGTCTGAGTTCAGAAAGTTGAAAATCAGTAACTTTAAACCATGTGTGAATGCACAAGACTTAGAGGGAGCCCCCAAATTTGAGAGCCTGAGGTCACAGTTCTCATCATTATTGGGTGAGGATGCATTACACCATCCTGTGTGTACAGAACACGGCAAATGGAAAATAGGGACAAGAGCAGAAATGTACCTGAATGGAGACAGTGTCCCCAAGCAGGCCCATAGGCAGCGAAGCAAGAAAATGTGCATATGGTGCCATTTCTATTACTGTTATCACTTAGATTTGCCAAAGATTTAGATCATTATGGGGATCCTGGAGTTGTTTCCTGGATATTTTGAAACACCCAGTGAAATTCTGAGTCATTTCCAAAAATAGACTTTTTGTAGTAATCTATCTGTATTAATTATTCATTTGTCTTTCCCCTCAAGGGGAAGGCAAAAGAAATTGGTGATGTTGTGCCCCTCTCCCTAGCAGTGATGGGGAGCCAGCAGGGCAGTTTTTCCTTCAAAGGAGATGGACAAATGACTCCGGgcttagggcactagcctggaaCTCACCTGCGTTCAATTCTCTGTGCCCCCTTCCTGCTTGTCTGTGGGCAAGTCATTCAGTCTCTCTGTGCGTCATATCCCCatgtgtgaaatggggataatagcacttccctacctcacaaggatgCTGTGAGGATAAAATGCATAAAAGAGTCTGAGGTGCTCAGCTATTATGGTAACGGGGTCCATATATATCCCTGGGATGGACAGATAGATAGAATagacattttttcccccatcacATGCTGCTGTAGTTCTACCACAAAGCTCCAGTGTATTACATGCAATATGCAGTGTATGCACTGCTAAAATTCCTCCTGCATTGTTGTTCCCAAGAGTCAGGACCACCCAACTAGCCTGTGTTATCGCTATTATTTCATTCAACTAAAAGCAAAGATTGTTATTCATAAAGCCATCATCAATTTAGGAAAGAAAGATTTCATTCAATTACCATAGAGAGAGGTTATAAGGGTTATGGATGCGGAAACAAGCTACTACAAAACTGCATGATCCTTTAGCCAATAATAACTCTTTTAAAGGAACATTGCTTTTAGGATGTATTGCTCCAAATATACATTTTCTATTTTTGAAGAAACTCTTCAAGTGTTGATGGGAAGCACCCCACTGATTGTGTCACTGAATGATAACATCTCCATACCATGCAAGATTTCTGGGTACAATACAGCAGAACTGGATATCAAGAAAGTGGGAGTAACCTGGTATCTTAAGACTCCGAGGGCAGACCAAGAAGAAAAAGTATTCACATTTCATGCTGGAGCGCATATTTCGTATAGAAATGGGGCCAGTATGTCTGACAGTGACCTGAGAAGAGGAAATGCTGCACTCTCACTACCACAGATACAGTTTAAGGAAGCAGGAATATATAGGTGCTATGTTATTGTTGCCCCTTCTGATGCTCATGGAACAGCTATTTTAGAAGTAGTTGGTAAGTGACTTCATTGTACCATTTCTTTTATACTGCATCACCTGGAGACCCAAAGGCAGAAGATTAGAGTCCATCTTAGTGGTACCAGTTTCCTCACCCCCTGAGCCTTTgtggggatggggtaggggtgggaatTGCATTATATCAGTGGAATAGCCACAGCACCTGGGTAAGCTGTGCTAACAGTTATGGTGGTGGTGTGGTGAGCCCAGCCTTCTACAGGAGATTTTATATGGGGATTAGCAGTTTTCATCAGGCTAATGTGTTTGGGGTTTATCCtggtattttttctctctctccatcatAGTCGTCTTTAAAAGTACACAGACCCTATTCCTTATTCACTATCACATTCCTTGCCACAAACAGAGGAGACTGCAGTTCATTTCCCCCTGCAACCTCTCCATAGTTGTATCAGTCTAAATATTCCCCTTCCATAATTTTTTGCAGGTCAGGGGAAAATATGGACCTAAATAGCCTGTTTGTCATAATTTCTAAGGTTTTGGCCAGGTAAGGTTTTCATTATCTAATCCTCAGACTTGCAGTGGCATTTTCAATATCCAAACATGCTGTAAATCTGAGAAACTCTATTAATTTTGtagatatttatttacaaagagcAGAAAATAACAAAACTACTAAAGTTCTAATGAGTATAAATGCTATTTATCTTCTAACGAATATTCACTCCTGTGATCTTGTTTCCGGGAAAAAATGACTAGATTAGCAAAagacaaacaaacccaaaaacaAATACCCCCCCACCCAAATTCCTGCAATGAACATTAAACTCTGCACATATCAGATATTTAGGTAATGTGTGTATTCAGTGTACATTAACACTGTTAAAAAGCCAGAATATCCCTGATGATGATGACAGTAATATAACCTTTATATCCATACAGCTCAACCGGAAGTCAGCCTGTGTCCAAAGGAAGTTACAATAGAAAGTGACAAGGAGAAGACCCTGTCATGTGATGTCAATAAGTTCTATCCAAATTTGGTTGACATTAAGTGGACAAAGATATCAAAGAATAACCAGGACAGTAGTATAGCAGCAGAGGATATCCACACAGGAGCCTCTGTAGAAAATGAAGATGGCACATTTAATGTCACTAGCATACTAAGGCTGCAACCATCTTTGCAAGATAATGGAAATGTCTATAGATGTATTGTGAGTCACAAAACATTTCCTGCCAAATTACTTCTCAACAGCACCTTGACTGTCACAGGTATCCATCCCCTTTAGGGTCTTATCTCCTTTCTTTTGATATATCATGTGTTCCAGAATGATGTGGCTAGACCTTTTTTGAAGGAATTTGAACCTTGTCAGCCTTATGCTGTCCCAGCAGTGCAGTGATACCAGGTGTCATCTGAGATAGACAGCAGGGCAGGAGAGCTGGCCATGCAGCGACATTCAAAACAGTCAGCTTGCTGACATGCCAGCCAGAAAGGGAGTGGGAGAAGTGGCAGAGGAGCCAAGGAGAGCCAATTCAGTGAAAAGAAGGGGTTGAAATCTGGTGGCAACTTTTCAAATGTCTGACGTTTTGATATCAGGGCTTTTCTGGATGCACCATTTTAGTGCcatatatttgtgttgctaagattGGGTGACACATGCCACATTTTAGGGCCTCTCTGAGCTAATTGAGTTGATCCACAGGTGTGTTTTACAAAAGGCTGTTTTGACCCTACATTTTATTATCCTCATTCTATAGAATGTTgttaatatttaagtttttaagtGGGCATTTTGATACCCATAATGCTGTCTACTTATGGGGAAGGCATTTTGAAGCTGTGATTTGATACAACACAATGTGCCTGGCGGTTATTCTGTTATTTCTTTAGTAGTGTAGTGGCTAGTAGAAGTTTTGCTCCTACTTTGACTTTCTTATTACATCAATTTCCAATACTCAGCCAGAAAAATAACCAGTTAATCACTTACTGTGAAAGTGTAGGTGCAGTccactaaattttttttttaacatgaacaAGCATAGAATCagaattttctttatttttttcattcacAGCCCCCAAGTCAGCTTTGAACAGTATAATTGGAGCAGTCATTGGAACAATAATAGCCTGTATTATTGTGCTGGGTTTGGGTACTTTCGTGTACTGTAGGTGTTTGAAGAAAAGTAAGTAGTTTTAAAAGTTCATTGTGCTAAGGATATCTTAATGGCAACTAGTAGCTCTTGTGAATGCTTGAATTCTAAGCCTTAACACGTGACAGACTAATAATAATCAAAACCTCAGAACGTTCATTATCCACTCACTCACCCATTAAGTGAAGGTTAGTCATCTCCCAAGAGCAGTGCACAACACACTTTTGCTCCCTTGGTTAtgaaaaaaacaatgtttgctaaaTGTGTCAGGTGCCTcttaagctctttgggacaaatTGGGGTCATACTGTATGTGACTAGAACATTTTAAACAACCTGGAACATGATAGCTATCAATCAGGAGAAATGACAGGCTTGGTAAGAAATGCTCTGCTTTCATATACTGTTACATAAAGATTTGCTCTTAAAGTTGCCTTTTATTGGTTTAGTAGCAGGAAATTATTCCACACAAACAGAGCATCAATAGTAACTGGAACTAACTTAAAGTGGTAACTCTTAACAGTATGATGATCCATTTTTGTTAGTGTAACTGTCCAGAAAAAAACGCtgactctcacacacacaaagggagAAGTAACTCCTGCCCAAATCACTGCCTTCATGAGAGAAATTCATGTAACAGGCTGAAAAGTCAGAGGCTGACCATATAGTCACTTATCTGAGAAGAACTGtagataaggaaaaaaaaaacaattgggGCATTTGAATCAAGAGAACTCAACTGGATGGTTTATCAGtacaaaaaataatatataaaatctGACAGCATTGGCAAACATAAGTACATAacatttaagtacatcagaatcaGAAAGCCTGGTAAAcgaccagtggggccactggacgatcgaggtgctaaaggagcactcaaggatgataaagctattgtggagaaattaaatgaattctttgcattggtcttcatggctgaggatgtgatggagattcccaaacctgagccattctttttaggtgacagatctgaggaattgtcccagactgaggtgtcattagaggaggttttggaacaaattgataaattaaacagcaataagtcaccaggaccagatggtattcacccaagagttctgaaggaactcaaatgtgaaattgcagaactactaactgtagtctgtaacctatcatttaaatcagcttctgtaccagatgactggaggatagctaatgtgacaccaatttttaaaaagggctccagaggtgatcctggcaattacaggcccgtaagcctgacttcagtaccgggcaaactggttgaaactataataaagaacaatattgtcagacatatagatgaacataatttgttgaggaagagtcagcatggttttagtaaagggaaatcatgcctcaccaatctactagaattctttgaggaagtcaacaagcatgtggaccaaggggatccagtggatatagtgtacttagattttcagaaagcctttgacaaggtccctcaccaaaggctcttatggaAAGTAAGCTGctatgggataaaagggaaggtgctctcatggattggtaactggttaaaagatagggaacaaagggtaggtatagatggtcagttttcagaatggagagaggtaaatagtggagtctcccaggggtctgttctggtaCCAGTCCTATTCATAAATGATCGAGGAAAAGGGGTAAAccatgaggtggcaaaatttgcagatgatacaaaattactaaagatagttaagacccatgcagactgtgaagagctacaaaaggatctctcaaaactggatgactgggcaacaaaatggcagaggaaATGTAAAgtcaataaatgcaaagtaatgcacattggaaagcataatcccaactatacatataaaatgatggggtctaaattagctgataccactcaagaaagagatcttggagtcactgtggatagttctctgaaaacatccactcaatgtgcagcggcagtcaaaaaagtgaacagaatggtgggaataattaagaaagggatagataataggacagaaaatatgttgcctccctaaatccatggtacgcccacatcttgaatactgtgtgcagatatggttgccccatctcaaaaaagatatattggaattggaaaaggttcagaaaagggcaacaaaaatgattaggggtatggaatggcttccgtatgaggagagattaataagactgggacttttcagcttggaaaagagagggctaagggaagatatgattgaggtctataaaatcatgactgatgtagaGAACATAGATAAGGAAgtttgtttactacttctcataacacaagaactaggggtcaccaaatgaaattaataagcagcaggtttaaaacaaataaaaggaagtatctcttcacacaacgcacaggtAACccgtggaacttcttgccagaggatgttgtgaaggctgagaccataacagggttcaaaaaagaactagctaaattcatggaggctatgTCCATCAATGGGcagaatgggcaggaatggtgtccctagcctctgtttgccagaagctgggaatgagcaacaggggatggatcacttgatgattacctgttctgttcattccctctggggcacctggcactgcccactgtcggaagacaggatactgggctagatggacctttggtctgacccagtagagcCATTCTTATGTAATTAATTTTGATAGGTTTTTAGTGTATTGAAATTCAGTGTGATGTTACGCAGCAGAGATAGAAaaattgcagttaattttttcaCTTGTCTTTCTTCAAAATGTGGTGCATCAAGCAACTAATTTACATATTTTTCCTTGCAGCTTCACCTGTGACGTGACACTCCATATTCGTTATAGAAATATGCCTacgatatgaatatggcataactaagatattttatgcaagatgacTCGTAAGataattggaaaggttatgatttactgaatgtgattatccaatttgtatgcatgtatcatttctggagttaggaatattgactatgtaacaatttcAACCATGGTTATACTTGGAGATGCCCACCAGAGAGTAAGCAAtcagccttgatgggccattaggaaaagaCAATGAGTCTTTAAAGATATGGATCTCCCATCTTCTGGGAGTTCCTTCCTGTGGACAttgcaaataaacctggtttcatAGTTGCTTTGACACTACTAGGTAACTGGACAATGTCACCTGGTACAAagtaccaccttggacactgctggtactttCCCACTGGAGACAAAGGcttcccaccttatgtaaattctatttaaggtTGGGGAGTAAGACAAAGAGGACTTTCTCCATTGCcttcctgcccaagaagaaagacggctgaaagtacctgaagagacaaaggaaccgAGCAGAGGACAAGGCAAGAGCTGAGTCCAGGCTGAGCCAGGGGGTCCAGTCtttaaagagaaataactggacctctaagctacagaaactctgcaacttgcctaaaatAACAGAgcgagaaattacattttgtaacctgtgtcttgagtgtattaagcttagtctgcgtgtttggttttatttgctcagtaatctgccttgttctgtttgctattctTATAATCACTTGAAATTTACCTtttgttgttaataaacttatttcttgtttataacgtAACCCAGATTGTGCAATTcatatctgggggtggggggtgcggggcgggagggggggaagaagctgtgcatatctctctccacattgagggagagggtgatttttatgagcttctgctgtacagatttctctatacagcacaagacaatattattttgggttttcACCCCAAAAGGGATGTGCACGTGAGTGCTGGGTATAATCCCTGAGCTGAgtcttcccacacagagctgGTTGCCGTCTGTGTCTGCAGCTTGATGTGGCCGTACCTGTGTGTGTGCCAGAGAAGGCTTGAGAGCCTGACACAGCAAGAGCAGAGTGAGGAAACCTGGGCTGGTGGAAAGGGCAAGCTCAGTAGGTCTCCAGCACATCAAGTGGCATCCCGGAAAAGGGGGTTCCAACCTGTCACATCACCAAAAATAATACCATTCATAGGGCATGCGGAAATGAAGCATTTGGGAGATGATTTTTTGGATTGCCAGATTTCAGGCTTTTGCCTAAAACCTTTAACTGTAGCCTTTTTTCTAAAAAAGTATCAACAGGAACAAAAGAAGGAAATTTACTCTTGGAACAGTGAAAAGGGTGCCCTCGAATGAGATGGGGAAAGTGCTGCTGTCCTGACTATGCCAAAGAATTTTCAGTTTCAGATACATTTGAAGTCACTAGGTAACGGCACTTTCGAAGTTCCATGCACTATTCATGTATCTCCAGATGTGCATGAGCTTGACAAGGCAGACTGCTCCCTTGAGGTGACACATAGGGCCCTTCAGCAATGTCCTGCTGTTCAGTCAAGAACACTGAAGGTCATAGGTAAGCTAAGTGCTTTACAGTATGTGACGGGGTTGGTTTAGCTTCTGCAAGTGCAGTAGGTTTCCTGTTGACAGGGTCATAGCTGGCATTACAATAAAACATTTCTCAAAATGAATATTGAGTCTAGTGCCACACTGCAAATCCGCATGATGGGAGATTCAGGCAGTAAtttgtttttttggggttttttttgcttcaggGTATTGAGGCTGGGTGTTTTTTTCTGAGGGTAAGAGCCATTTGCTCTGCCTCAGGCTTCCTTTCCTAGATGATCTCTGGGCTTTAGTTATCCTTATCTGAACACATAGTGTTGCTGGTGGTAAGATAATAGGTCCTGTCTATGTGGCTATGTTGTTATATTAGTACTGAATTCCCCGGCATCTAGTCATTCTCCTTGTTCACCGCCTCCCC
Proteins encoded:
- the LOC120404749 gene encoding natural cytotoxicity triggering receptor 3 ligand 1-like, which translates into the protein MECYTRIPEALETLQVLMGSTPLIVSLNDNISIPCKISGYNTAELDIKKVGVTWYLKTPRADQEEKVFTFHAGAHISYRNGASMSDSDLRRGNAALSLPQIQFKEAGIYRCYVIVAPSDAHGTAILEVVAQPEVSLCPKEVTIESDKEKTLSCDVNKFYPNLVDIKWTKISKNNQDSSIAAEDIHTGASVENEDGTFNVTSILRLQPSLQDNGNVYRCIVSHKTFPAKLLLNSTLTVTAPKSALNSIIGAVIGTIIACIIVLGLGTFVYCRCLKKTSPVT